One segment of Chitinivorax tropicus DNA contains the following:
- the hemH gene encoding ferrochelatase, producing the protein MKDPFLKEPAYTHGQAQRIGVLLINLGSPAAPTKQALKPYLREFLSDQRIVELPGWLWQPILRGIILNTRPKHSAEKYAAIWTKDGSPLKVYTERLAKLTQGLLGEGGHKQILVSYAMRYGQPAIATELAKLKEKGCERILLVPLYPQYAASSTGSALDACFRTLLATRNQPEIRTIKHFHDAPGYIESLANSVRRYWAEHGQPSKLVMSFHGIPKFALERGDPYHCECLKTGRLLAEALGLTKDQYEICFQSRFGRAEWLQPYLSARLEQLGKARTERVDVICPGFVADCLETLEEVAMEGKATFLSAGGKDFHYIPCLNDNTDWVTSLTTIIQSHLSGWLQTSTDNERQASRQRALSHGAHQ; encoded by the coding sequence ATGAAAGACCCTTTCCTGAAAGAGCCCGCCTACACCCATGGGCAAGCTCAACGCATCGGCGTGTTGCTGATCAACCTGGGCTCACCTGCCGCGCCGACCAAGCAGGCATTGAAACCCTATCTACGGGAGTTCCTGAGTGATCAACGCATTGTCGAGCTACCCGGTTGGCTATGGCAGCCCATTTTGCGAGGCATCATTCTCAACACCCGCCCCAAGCACTCTGCTGAGAAATATGCCGCAATCTGGACCAAGGATGGCTCTCCGCTGAAGGTCTACACCGAGCGCCTGGCCAAGCTGACCCAAGGCCTCTTGGGCGAAGGTGGGCACAAACAGATTCTAGTAAGCTATGCGATGCGTTACGGTCAGCCCGCCATCGCAACCGAGCTGGCCAAACTGAAGGAAAAAGGATGTGAGCGGATACTGCTGGTACCGCTCTACCCGCAATATGCTGCCAGCAGCACCGGATCAGCCCTCGACGCCTGTTTCAGAACACTCCTGGCCACCCGCAACCAACCCGAGATCCGCACCATCAAGCATTTCCATGACGCACCCGGCTACATTGAGTCACTGGCCAACAGCGTCCGGCGGTATTGGGCAGAACACGGGCAACCCAGCAAACTGGTGATGAGCTTTCACGGCATCCCCAAGTTCGCCCTGGAGCGCGGCGACCCCTATCACTGCGAGTGCCTGAAAACGGGCAGATTATTGGCCGAAGCCTTGGGCCTGACCAAAGATCAATATGAAATCTGCTTTCAATCACGCTTTGGCCGTGCAGAATGGTTACAGCCCTACTTGTCGGCGCGATTGGAACAGCTGGGCAAAGCCAGGACGGAGCGAGTTGACGTGATCTGTCCCGGTTTTGTAGCAGATTGCCTGGAAACCCTTGAAGAGGTTGCCATGGAGGGCAAAGCGACTTTCCTGTCCGCAGGCGGCAAGGATTTCCACTACATACCATGCCTGAACGACAACACCGACTGGGTCACATCTCTGACCACCATCATTCAAAGCCACCTCAGCGGCTGGCTGCAGACCTCGACCGACAACGAGCGCCAGGCCTCACGCCAGCGTGCTCTCAGCCACGGCGCACATCAGTAG
- a CDS encoding porin: MNKKLVAALVAGAFVAPLAQAAESSNVTLYGIAQVAVSHWDNGEQKKHGVEDTGSRIGFKGEEALGGGMKAFFQIESSANLDQGGGTFASREGWVGLKGGFGGVQLGRGKSLFDLAQESFDIFNSNSTLINTLQVDGSYYRVSNTIRYTMPSVAGFSGGVEYGDMEGKGSNAAGKGVKPAFYSASLRYENGPLFVQGGYEHLKEVKKGPLTLTSSSNSNDLVAIPGFKSDAYILGAGYTLPFGLGLQGAYRHIEHKDGGEKKKRDTFLINAQQPFGPVTLKAGYVQAGNLKGCSGGDCAKGARWYTAAAEYAFSKRTWVYLEHAMADNKDNSGLFNTSAVDNVGSSANPAGKDNKTTSLGIIHLF, translated from the coding sequence ATGAACAAGAAACTCGTAGCAGCACTGGTTGCTGGTGCATTTGTTGCTCCGCTGGCCCAAGCCGCGGAGAGCAGCAACGTTACGCTGTACGGTATTGCACAAGTTGCAGTCAGCCACTGGGATAATGGAGAGCAAAAAAAGCACGGTGTTGAAGATACTGGTTCCCGCATCGGTTTCAAAGGTGAAGAGGCTTTGGGTGGTGGAATGAAGGCATTCTTCCAGATCGAGAGTTCCGCAAATCTGGATCAGGGCGGCGGTACATTTGCCAGCCGTGAAGGTTGGGTTGGTCTGAAGGGCGGCTTCGGTGGTGTGCAGCTGGGCCGTGGCAAGAGCCTGTTCGACCTAGCTCAAGAGTCTTTCGACATTTTCAACTCCAATTCCACACTGATCAACACGCTGCAAGTTGATGGCAGCTACTACCGTGTTAGCAATACCATTCGCTACACGATGCCTAGCGTTGCGGGTTTCAGTGGTGGTGTCGAGTATGGCGATATGGAAGGCAAAGGCAGCAACGCTGCTGGCAAAGGCGTGAAGCCTGCTTTCTACAGCGCGTCGCTACGCTATGAAAATGGCCCGCTGTTCGTTCAAGGTGGCTATGAACATTTGAAAGAAGTTAAAAAGGGTCCTTTGACTTTGACTTCTTCATCCAATTCTAATGACTTGGTAGCTATCCCTGGCTTCAAGAGTGATGCCTACATTCTGGGTGCCGGTTATACTCTGCCGTTCGGGCTGGGTCTTCAAGGTGCTTATCGCCATATTGAGCACAAGGATGGTGGCGAGAAGAAGAAGCGTGACACATTCCTGATCAATGCTCAACAGCCTTTCGGTCCTGTAACCCTGAAAGCAGGCTACGTTCAGGCTGGCAATCTGAAGGGTTGCTCTGGTGGTGATTGTGCCAAGGGTGCACGCTGGTATACCGCTGCGGCTGAGTATGCGTTCTCCAAGCGTACTTGGGTGTACCTGGAACATGCAATGGCTGACAATAAAGATAACAGCGGTTTATTCAATACATCCGCTGTTGATAATGTTGGTTCTTCGGCCAATCCCGCTGGCAAGGACAACAAAACCACATCGCTGGGTATCATCCACCTGTTCTAA
- a CDS encoding branched-chain amino acid ABC transporter substrate-binding protein, with the protein MTIARLSMIAAAIATLAACGKKPEETAAPASQPAQQEAAAPAKPAEATVVKIGHVGPLTGPIAHLGKDNENGVRLAIDELNAENFQIDGKPVKFELIAEDDQADPKTATTVAQRLVDAKVNGVIGHLNSGTTIPASKLYNDAGIPQISASATAVAYTAQGYKTAFRVMSNDAQQGKALGEYAVKGAGAKKIAIIDDRTAYGQGLADEFEKAAKAAGGEVVKREFTSNNATDFQAILTSIKGKAPDLVFYGGMDAQAGPMVKQMRRLGIKAKYMSGDGTQTAEFIKMAGNDADGVIASSPGLPKEKLPGGTEFLKKFEAKYGPVQIYAPYCYDATKLMAKAMQNAKSADPKVFLPELAKIQYNGVTGPISFDEKGDIKFGSITIYTVKGSKWETTSFVGGEMKQEGATDAAPAKEEKPAESKS; encoded by the coding sequence ATGACTATCGCTCGACTCAGTATGATTGCAGCAGCGATTGCCACACTCGCAGCATGTGGCAAGAAGCCAGAAGAAACTGCAGCGCCCGCTTCACAGCCCGCTCAACAAGAGGCGGCGGCACCCGCCAAGCCAGCCGAAGCCACCGTCGTCAAGATCGGCCACGTCGGCCCATTGACCGGCCCGATCGCCCACTTGGGTAAAGACAACGAAAACGGCGTGCGCTTGGCCATTGATGAGTTGAATGCCGAGAACTTCCAGATCGACGGCAAACCAGTCAAGTTCGAACTGATCGCAGAAGACGATCAGGCAGACCCCAAAACCGCAACGACCGTCGCACAGCGCCTGGTCGATGCCAAGGTCAACGGTGTGATCGGCCACCTGAATTCCGGCACCACCATTCCTGCCTCCAAGCTGTACAACGATGCTGGCATTCCGCAGATCTCCGCATCGGCTACCGCCGTGGCCTATACAGCACAAGGCTACAAGACCGCCTTCCGCGTAATGTCCAACGACGCACAGCAGGGCAAGGCACTGGGCGAGTATGCTGTCAAAGGGGCTGGCGCCAAGAAAATCGCCATCATCGATGACCGCACTGCATACGGCCAAGGCTTGGCAGATGAATTTGAAAAAGCAGCCAAGGCCGCTGGCGGCGAAGTCGTCAAACGCGAATTCACCAGCAACAACGCCACCGACTTCCAGGCCATCCTGACCTCCATCAAGGGCAAGGCCCCTGATCTGGTGTTCTATGGTGGCATGGACGCACAAGCTGGCCCGATGGTCAAACAAATGCGCCGACTGGGCATCAAGGCCAAATACATGTCTGGCGATGGCACCCAGACTGCTGAATTCATCAAAATGGCTGGCAATGATGCAGATGGCGTGATCGCGTCCTCTCCTGGTCTGCCCAAGGAAAAACTGCCTGGCGGCACCGAATTCCTCAAGAAATTCGAAGCCAAGTACGGCCCGGTTCAGATCTACGCGCCGTATTGCTATGACGCGACCAAGCTGATGGCCAAAGCCATGCAGAACGCCAAGTCCGCTGATCCGAAAGTGTTCCTGCCCGAGCTGGCCAAAATCCAGTACAACGGCGTAACCGGCCCGATCTCGTTCGACGAGAAGGGAGATATCAAGTTCGGCTCGATCACCATCTACACCGTCAAGGGTAGCAAGTGGGAAACCACTTCTTTCGTGGGTGGCGAGATGAAGCAGGAAGGCGCTACTGACGCAGCACCCGCAAAAGAAGAGAAGCCTGCTGAAAGCAAGTCCTGA